ACTCGCGGATGGCCGCCCACAGGGTCAGTCGAACGGTGACGACGACTTGGACCGACGAAAGTTCCTCGGCGGCTTCGCTGCGACAGCGGCGAAGCCGGTACTGACTGCACTACCGGACAAGGCCGACGCGGGAGGCGGTCAGGCTGCCGCGCTGCGGCTGTCTACGTCGGCGTACAGACGGCTCGACGGCTCCACGCCGTCCCGCGATCTCGCCGAGGCCGTACGGTCGCACATGCGGCTGATCCAGAACATCACCGGCGCCGCCTCGGGTGACGGCGACCGCAGTCGCCTCGCCGCTGTCGGTAGCGAGGCGGCGAGCCTCGCCGGATGGCTGGCATGGGACATGGGTGACAACGGGTCAGCGCGCACCTGGTACGGCTCGGCGGTCAAGGCTGCCCGGTCGGCCGCTGACCCGCTCCTGACCGCTTACCAGACCGGAAGTCTGGCTCAGTTCGAGGCCCACGCGGGCAATGCGGCCGAGGCCCTGAACCTGACCCGCAGGGCGCGGCGGGTGCTCGGAGACCGTCGTCCGCCAGTCGCGGATGCGTGGCTGACGTCTGTGGAGGCACTCGCCCACGCGGCAGCCGGTAACCGGCGCGCGGCGGACAAGGCATTGACTGCGAGCCGCGCGGCGGCCGAGGCCCTGCCCGAGGAGCCGCCACCGTGGCCGTGGGTGTTCACCTTCGACCCAGCGAAGGTAGCCGCGTGCCGGGTCACCTGTGGAGCGCGACTCGGGCTTCCGGAATGGGTCCTCTCGGACGATGTCGACGCACTGCCCATTGGGCACGCGAAGCAACACGCGCTCCTCGTGCTCGATATCGCCGCCGGGCATCTAGCCGGTGGACGGGTCGAGGCCGCGTTCGCGCTCGCCGGTCGTGCTCTGGACACCGGCCTTCAGTACCGGTCCGGGCGGATCGTGGAGCGGGCCCGCGCAGTGCGCCGTAACCTCACGACCACCGCGCCGCCCAAAGTGGTGCGGGAATTCGATGAGCGCCTACACGGCGTCTACCTGTAGGAGGACAGGCATGCGGGTGGGGATCACTGGTCACCGCGGGCTCAGCGAGGACGTGGAGCAGCGCGTGCGGGTCATGCTGGACGAGGCTGTGAGCGGCTTCGGCGCCGCCGAGTTGGTCGGCGTCTCCTGCATCGCGGACGGCCCGGATGCCTGGTTCGCCGAGGCCGTGTTGAAGCACGGAGGGTGCCTTGAGGTCGTCGTTCCCGCCGCCGCGTACCGCGATGGGCTGCCAGAGTGGCACCGCGCCACGTACGACGAGCTGATCGGCAGCGCCGCGGATGTTCACGAGACCGGCATGGACGACTCGACCTCTGAGGCCCACCAGGCGGGATCAGAGATCCTCGTCGGCCTGTCTGACGAACTCCTCGCGGTGTGGGACGGAAAACC
The nucleotide sequence above comes from Streptomyces sp. NBC_01716. Encoded proteins:
- a CDS encoding helix-turn-helix domain-containing protein, with amino-acid sequence MNWQAATVRGASRTGDYGKVIELVRQDRRMTQTQLGEVIGLSQSAVSRLEKRGTLTYSTDILAAASAHLGIPPALVGLADGRPQGQSNGDDDLDRRKFLGGFAATAAKPVLTALPDKADAGGGQAAALRLSTSAYRRLDGSTPSRDLAEAVRSHMRLIQNITGAASGDGDRSRLAAVGSEAASLAGWLAWDMGDNGSARTWYGSAVKAARSAADPLLTAYQTGSLAQFEAHAGNAAEALNLTRRARRVLGDRRPPVADAWLTSVEALAHAAAGNRRAADKALTASRAAAEALPEEPPPWPWVFTFDPAKVAACRVTCGARLGLPEWVLSDDVDALPIGHAKQHALLVLDIAAGHLAGGRVEAAFALAGRALDTGLQYRSGRIVERARAVRRNLTTTAPPKVVREFDERLHGVYL